The nucleotide sequence AAAGCTGTTGACTCCCCATGACCGCTTAAGTCAGGAAAAACAACCTTATATTGTTCGCTCAGTGGTTTCTGAAATCGAAACACCTTTCTCCCCATACCAGGTGGATGTAGAAAGATAATCGGATCTCCTTCCCCTATCTCATCGAAATAGAGATCACCATACTCTATTTTGCATCTAGGCATCCGCCATTCACTCCCTATGCATGGATTTATACAACTTCATTAGTATAGCCAAATAGTAAAACATCTCATGCATCAAGGCTCTTATAACCGTGACATTGACAGCCTTGTATGGTATTCTTGTATTGTATATATGTAAAGAATGACCGCCGGTGTAGGCCCACCGGCAGTCTCCGCAATAGCCTTTCCCTTAGAGGATCGGCAAAGAAGCAGCTGGACCTCTCACTGTATTACAGTTAAGGGAGGTCTATTTTTTTTGGCTCAACGTTAGAATTGCGAGGATCAAACTGGCAAATGAAAACATCGCCATAAAGGTCTCGAATACTGTCAAAGGCATCACCCCCTTCCTGCGGGGCTACCCGACCACCCATGAGATTTGACTATTGCTTCTCAAGTATAACATAACCTTGTCCAAAATAAGAACATCTGTTCTATACCAAAGAAAAATTAGGGCTAAGATACTAGATGAAATGGAAATCTATCTAGTATCCGCCAGGTTCAGTTCGTCTTCAACCTGGGCTTGCCAGGATTACAGTCCGGTTGATTCATAGAGGCCGCTTCTGCGACTTTTGATAAATAATAGCATTCTTCCCTGAACATATGGTCAGCCATTAGCGGAGCAAAGCTTCCCAATGCCTGTTCAGTTAACTCCAGTTCCTTTAACTCATCAAGAAATTTCATAAACAGTTGAATTTCTAGTGATACTTCTTGATTCATCCTTTGCAAAGCTGGAAAAGAGGTTAAATTCGTTCTCAAGTAGCCAGTCATCTCGACTGCTTTCAAATAGAAATCCTCAAAATGCTTCATATATTTCTCACTCTTTGCCTTCATGCGTTTCTCGACCTGGTCAAGGTTGCTTTGAATGGCACCTGCATGACCTGCAGCATCTAGCAGCCAGACAGTATGGTGGTGCAATTCGTGAAAAATTGGCGGTACCTCTCCCCTTTTAAGATACTCAAGAACTCTGATATATTCCTCGACCTCGTTTACCATATGGTTTATAAAGGTAGGGCCAAAATGGATTTTTACATTGCCAGTCAGCATTTTTTCAATTAGCTCCAGCTTAAATTGCCGGATTTTCTTCGCTTCTTCATCCGCTCTCATGCTCAAATGAATGAGATCTGTTGTTTCCACCCTTTGAAGGAGCCTATCAAAAGTATTGATAAAGTATTTTGCCGTTTCGATTTCCTCTTGCTCTACAGGTGCTAGTGCCTCATGCAGGAATCTCCCATGGTCACCAAGTACCTGAAGCCAAAAACGATGCTCAAACAAGGCAGCACTTTCGAAATCATTCACCATTTCCAGTTTCCCCCTTTACAATTCACTTCATAAAAGCTTATATGCTAATTAATATAAATATTCATAACAAAATGGCCTGCAGATATTTTAATCTGCAGGCCGTTATTTTTATTTTGTAACTGGTTTCTTCAATATTCCAAGCAGGATTGCTGTGACGATAGAACCGATGAGAATTGCAGCCAGGTATAACAGCCATCCTCCTTCAACGAGCGGTACAACGAACAATCCGCCGTGAGGAGCTCTCAGTCCAATATTAAACATCATAGTCAATCCTCCGGCAACAGCCGATCCAGCCATTACTGAAGGAATAACACGCAGTGGATCTGCTGCTGCAAATGGGATAGCACCTTCTGTGATGAAAGAAAGCCCCATAATATAGTTAGCCTTTCCTGCATCCTGGTCTTCCTTGGTAAACTTCTTTTTAAAGAAAGTTGTCGCAAGTGCGATGCCAAGCGGAGGCACCATACCCGCTGCCATGATTGCAGCCATTGGCTCATATACACCGTTTGCAAGTAAGCCAGTTCCGAAAACGTAAGCTGCTTTATTAACTGGCCCACCCATGTCAAATGCCATCATTAAACCGAGGACAATTCCAAGTAATACAGCATTCCCAGTCCCTAATCCTGAAAGCCAATCTGTAATTGCCTGATTCAAGGCACCAACTGGTTTGTTTACCAAGAACAGCATGATGAACCCTGTTAAAGCAATACCGAACAATGGATACAAGAGAATTGTCTTTATCCCCTCGAGTGAAGCAGGAAGTCCAGCGAATAGTTTCTTCAATCCCAACACGAGATATCCCGCAAGGAATCCAGCTACCAAACCGCCTAGGAATCCACCGCCGCCAGTTGCAGCGAGCAAGCCACCGACCATACCCGGAGCAAAACCAGGTCTGTCAGCAATACTTAGGGCGATAAAACCTGCAAGAATTGGTACTAACAATCCAAAGGCACCGCTACCTCCGCCGATGTCCATTAACGCTTTGGCAATTGGGTGATAGGATGGATCCTCAGGGTTAAAGGCATTGTAGCCAAACATAAATGAAATTGCAATTAAGATACCGCCGCCGACAACAAATGGAAGCATGTTCGATACGCCATTCATAAGATGCTTATAGACTCCGCCACGCCCTTCTTTCTTTTCGGACGATGGATTGCCCGAGGCCTGGTATAGTGGTGCATCCTTTTTAACAGCTTTTTCAATCAAGTCCTTTGGTTTACGGATTCCGTCGGCAACAGGTACATCAATTAATGGCTTTCCGGCAAATCTGTCCATATCTACCTTTGTATCAGCCGCAATGATGACTGCTTCAGCGTTTTCAATGTCTTCTTTTGTTAGGACATTTTTCGCCCCGCCTGAGCCATTCGTTTCAACCTTGATATCTACGCCCATTTCAGCTGCTTTCGCTTTTAATGAATCTGCAGCCATGTAAGTATGGGCAATTCCCGTAGGGCATGCAGTTACTGCTACTATGAATTTTTTATTATTCCTTGCAACCTTCTCTTCGGTTTCTTCCTGGTCATAGCTGTTAATAATTTCAATCACATCATCAGCTGTTTTTGCACCAAGAAGTTTTTCACGCGCTTCTGAATTCATCAAAATGGAAGAAAGTCGTGCCAGTGCTTCTAAATGGGTGTTGTTCGCTCCTTCAGGTGCTGCAATCATGAAGAACAAGTGTGCAGGCTGTCCGTCCAATGATTCATAATCGATTCCATCCTTTGATCGGCCAAAGACAATTGTCGCTTCTTTTACGACTGAAGTTTTTGCGTGTGGAATAGCAATCCCATCCCCTACGCCTGTTGTGCTTTGTTGTTCACGTTTTAGGATCGCTTCTTTAAAAGCATTGCGATCTGTAATCTTCCCTGCCCCATCAAGAACTCCTACAAGCTCATCAACTGCATCTTGCTTCGCTGAAGCCCTCATGGATAATAGAATTGTCTCTCTAGTCAGCAATTCTGTGATTCTCATTTTTTCTCCCCCTTACTAGGTGTTTAGTATTTTTACTTCTTGAAGAAGTTGTTCAACTTTATCTGGTGTACATAATCCGATTGAAAAAGCCGTTGCGCTGCCTGATGCAACACTATAGCGGAATGCCTCTTTTCGGTCTCCAGTTTTTAGATACTGAGCGACGAATCCAGCAACCATTGAATCCCCGGCACCTACTGAGCTTTTGACTTCACCTTGAGGAACAGCTGCTTTATAGGCATCGTGTTCATTTATATAGACGGCACCTTTCCCGGCCAGTGAAACGATGACATTTTTAGCACCAGCTTCAACTAGTTTTTTTCCATAAAAAATAGCTTCGTCAGCATTGGTGATTTCCTTGTTGAACAACTGCCCCAATTCGTGGTGATTAGGCTTGATCAGGAATGGCCTGTAGTCAAGAATGTTTTTTAGCAAGTCACCTTCTGCATCTACGATTACTTCTGCCCCAGTCTTCTTGCAGATTTGGACTATCTCTTCATAAATTGATTCAGGCATGCTGGAGGGAATGCTTCCAGCGAGGACCAGGTAATCCTCATTCCCCATCTGCATGATCTGCTCCTTCAATGATTCTATTGCCAAGGTTGATATCTCTGGGCCGGGGGCATTTATTTCTGTTTCTGATCCTGCCTTTAGCTTAATGTTGATCCTTGTATCACCCTCAACTTTTACAAAACTTGTTTGTACGTCTTCCCCGATAAGAAACTCCTCGACATACTTGCCGGTGAAGCCTCCAAGAAATCCGGTTGCTTTGTTATCCACTCCAAGGGATCGAAGGACCCTTGAAACATTAATCCCTTTACCGCCGGGAAGCTTTGTTTCGTTTGAACTTCTATTCAAACCGCCTAGTTGGATTTCATCTGCTTCAACGATGTAATCGACAGATGGATTAAGAGTAAGAGTGTATATCATGGTGTCACAACCTTTATTGAAGTTTTGCTCGTATATTGTCCTTTAAGGTCTTCATCAATTGTATTGGTGATGATTGCTGCCTCATGCAAGTCTGCTATTTTTGCGAAGGTAATCTCGGAAAACTTACTTTCATCAGCAAGTACAAATGACTCACGTGACAAGGACATTGCTTTTTGCTTGATCATTGCTTCTTCCTGGTCTGGTGTCGTATACCCAGAATGAGGATGGATTCCATTAACTCCGAGGAAGCATTTATCAAAGCGGTACTGTTCCAGACTTTCCAGTGCTCCTCTTCCGATGATCGCATTTGTTTTTGGTTTGGCGTATCCGCCTATCACATACGTTTCTATATTTCTTTCAAGAAGCTGCGGTAAATGCATGAGACCATTGGTGACCACTACAATATCTTTAACCGAAAGAAAATTGATCATTTCGAAAACAGTCGACCCGGCATCAAGATAAATACTGTCACCTTCTTCCACAAGCCTTGCAGCATAATGAGCGATTTGCTTTTTTTCTTGAAGGTATTTGGTGGATTTTTCAACCATGCTTGGCTCCTGGAGTTTGCCCCTCAATCTGGCAGCTCCGCCATGCACTCTTTTCAGGAACTTCCCTTCCTCAAGGATTGTCAGGTCACGCCGGATGGTTGACTCTGAAGCCTCAGTTAGATCAACTAGTTCCTGTATTTTTACAATGGGTTTTTCTTTTATTATTTGTAATATGAGCTGGTGGCGCTCAGGTGTTAACATGAGCCATTCCTCCTACTTGCTTCGTATTTACATCATAATGTAATCGATTACAGAAATCAATCATTTTCTTTCAAAAACAATCATTTTTAATCAAAAAATATAAAAAACATTAATGTTTATGAATGTTTTCAGAAAATTAAAAAACCCTCCACAAGTGGAGGGTAAGCTTCATTAACAAATAATGTGGGAAAGATCAAATGAATTTTACCTTGTCATTCTGCAGTCTGTTGAGTTTGAGTTGTGTTTTGAACTTGAGTTACCGCACTTAATGCAGATGAAATTTCATTTGATGCTTGTTTAATTGCTTCCTGAGCCAGCGTAGGATCGGAATTTGCTTTTTCAATCGCTTTTGTCAATAATTCTTGGGTAAGCGTTACATTAGCTTTAGCTTGA is from Mesobacillus boroniphilus and encodes:
- a CDS encoding DeoR/GlpR family DNA-binding transcription regulator; its protein translation is MLTPERHQLILQIIKEKPIVKIQELVDLTEASESTIRRDLTILEEGKFLKRVHGGAARLRGKLQEPSMVEKSTKYLQEKKQIAHYAARLVEEGDSIYLDAGSTVFEMINFLSVKDIVVVTNGLMHLPQLLERNIETYVIGGYAKPKTNAIIGRGALESLEQYRFDKCFLGVNGIHPHSGYTTPDQEEAMIKQKAMSLSRESFVLADESKFSEITFAKIADLHEAAIITNTIDEDLKGQYTSKTSIKVVTP
- the pfkB gene encoding 1-phosphofructokinase, with the protein product MIYTLTLNPSVDYIVEADEIQLGGLNRSSNETKLPGGKGINVSRVLRSLGVDNKATGFLGGFTGKYVEEFLIGEDVQTSFVKVEGDTRINIKLKAGSETEINAPGPEISTLAIESLKEQIMQMGNEDYLVLAGSIPSSMPESIYEEIVQICKKTGAEVIVDAEGDLLKNILDYRPFLIKPNHHELGQLFNKEITNADEAIFYGKKLVEAGAKNVIVSLAGKGAVYINEHDAYKAAVPQGEVKSSVGAGDSMVAGFVAQYLKTGDRKEAFRYSVASGSATAFSIGLCTPDKVEQLLQEVKILNT
- a CDS encoding DUF2935 domain-containing protein yields the protein MVNDFESAALFEHRFWLQVLGDHGRFLHEALAPVEQEEIETAKYFINTFDRLLQRVETTDLIHLSMRADEEAKKIRQFKLELIEKMLTGNVKIHFGPTFINHMVNEVEEYIRVLEYLKRGEVPPIFHELHHHTVWLLDAAGHAGAIQSNLDQVEKRMKAKSEKYMKHFEDFYLKAVEMTGYLRTNLTSFPALQRMNQEVSLEIQLFMKFLDELKELELTEQALGSFAPLMADHMFREECYYLSKVAEAASMNQPDCNPGKPRLKTN
- a CDS encoding putative holin-like toxin; amino-acid sequence: MPLTVFETFMAMFSFASLILAILTLSQKK
- a CDS encoding PTS fructose transporter subunit IIABC; the protein is MRITELLTRETILLSMRASAKQDAVDELVGVLDGAGKITDRNAFKEAILKREQQSTTGVGDGIAIPHAKTSVVKEATIVFGRSKDGIDYESLDGQPAHLFFMIAAPEGANNTHLEALARLSSILMNSEAREKLLGAKTADDVIEIINSYDQEETEEKVARNNKKFIVAVTACPTGIAHTYMAADSLKAKAAEMGVDIKVETNGSGGAKNVLTKEDIENAEAVIIAADTKVDMDRFAGKPLIDVPVADGIRKPKDLIEKAVKKDAPLYQASGNPSSEKKEGRGGVYKHLMNGVSNMLPFVVGGGILIAISFMFGYNAFNPEDPSYHPIAKALMDIGGGSGAFGLLVPILAGFIALSIADRPGFAPGMVGGLLAATGGGGFLGGLVAGFLAGYLVLGLKKLFAGLPASLEGIKTILLYPLFGIALTGFIMLFLVNKPVGALNQAITDWLSGLGTGNAVLLGIVLGLMMAFDMGGPVNKAAYVFGTGLLANGVYEPMAAIMAAGMVPPLGIALATTFFKKKFTKEDQDAGKANYIMGLSFITEGAIPFAAADPLRVIPSVMAGSAVAGGLTMMFNIGLRAPHGGLFVVPLVEGGWLLYLAAILIGSIVTAILLGILKKPVTK